The Tenacibaculum jejuense genome includes a window with the following:
- a CDS encoding acyl-CoA dehydrogenase family protein has product MYFTEEHESFRKSFRDFLQKEVVPHIEKWEETGTIDRFIWEKFGEMGYFGLYQPEEYGGLNLDLFYTIIFLEELQRINSGGFAAAMWAHAYLAMTHLKKEGDHRIKTEYLTPSIEGKKIGCLCITEPFGGSDVAGMRTTAVKQGDNYVINGSKTFITNGVYSDYLIVAAKTDPNDKYKGMSIFLVDRETEGVSSTKLNKLGWRASDTGEIAFDNVVIPKENLMGEEGKGFPYIMQHFALERLIMGVNAHARAEYALEYAIDYMNEREAFGKKINEFQALRHKVAEMASKVDMCKEYNYSITKRLNDGTYVVKEASMSKFLSTKIADEVIYDALQLLGGYGYMEDYPLARMFRDSRLGPIGGGTSEILKEIIAKMIIDKKEYKPAT; this is encoded by the coding sequence ATGTACTTTACTGAAGAACATGAATCATTTCGTAAAAGTTTTAGAGACTTTTTACAGAAAGAAGTAGTTCCTCATATTGAAAAATGGGAGGAAACTGGTACCATAGATCGCTTTATTTGGGAGAAATTTGGAGAAATGGGGTACTTTGGTTTATACCAACCAGAAGAATATGGTGGATTAAATCTTGATTTATTTTACACAATAATATTTTTAGAAGAATTACAAAGGATTAACTCAGGAGGTTTTGCTGCTGCTATGTGGGCACATGCATATTTAGCAATGACACACCTTAAAAAAGAAGGAGATCACAGAATAAAAACAGAGTATCTTACTCCTAGTATAGAAGGAAAAAAGATAGGTTGCTTGTGTATTACAGAACCTTTTGGTGGTAGTGACGTTGCTGGTATGAGAACTACAGCAGTTAAACAAGGTGATAATTATGTAATAAATGGTTCTAAAACATTTATTACTAATGGAGTATACTCTGATTATTTAATCGTGGCTGCTAAAACAGATCCTAACGATAAATATAAAGGGATGAGTATTTTCCTTGTTGATAGAGAAACAGAAGGTGTTTCTTCTACAAAATTAAATAAATTAGGATGGAGAGCTTCTGATACAGGAGAAATAGCTTTTGATAATGTTGTAATCCCTAAAGAAAACTTAATGGGCGAAGAAGGAAAAGGTTTTCCTTACATTATGCAACATTTTGCTTTAGAGAGATTAATCATGGGAGTTAATGCGCATGCTAGGGCAGAGTATGCTTTAGAGTATGCCATAGACTATATGAACGAGCGTGAAGCTTTTGGTAAAAAAATAAATGAATTCCAAGCATTAAGACATAAGGTGGCTGAAATGGCTTCTAAAGTTGATATGTGTAAAGAATATAACTATTCTATTACAAAAAGACTAAACGATGGTACTTATGTAGTTAAAGAAGCTAGTATGAGTAAATTCTTATCTACTAAAATTGCAGACGAAGTAATTTATGATGCTTTGCAATTATTAGGAGGTTATGGTTATATGGAAGATTATCCTTTAGCTCGTATGTTTAGAGATAGTAGGTTAGGACCTATTGGAGGAGGAACATCTGAAATCTTGAAAGAGATTATTGCAAAAATGATAATTGACAAAAAAGAGTACAAGCCAGCAACATAA
- a CDS encoding alpha-amylase, which translates to MKTLFKFLIILLFINYSCSNNEAGVDSVIDETSSQNSSEKKLKARQGLKPIGTGVMMQAFYWDVPAGGTWWEKVESKVQSWSDAGIDAIWLPPVSKAQNGAFSMGYDPFDYYDFGQYNQMGSVETRFGSKTELESLINKAHNAKLSVIADIVINHNSGGELEDNPYTGTPYYTDFNPKSGKFFRTNSDFHPNANCNSDSGVFGGFPDLSHCQPYVQDWLWKRSNSVAKYYKNVMGFDGWRFDYVKGFEPWVVREWKNAVGGFSVGEYWDGNASTLDWWSGEAQVSAFDFACYYRMRDAFQGNDLNKLKGDMLWKRNSRKAVTFVANHDTDEIYNGKLLAYAYILTHEGYPTIFYRDYEEWLSKTKLKNLIWIHNNLAGGSTSILHVDNDEYVARRNGHNNAGLVVYINNSNSWKERWIETNWSNTRIKDYTGNSNWQPVTQGGKWVKVQAPPKSYTVWSPK; encoded by the coding sequence ATGAAAACTCTTTTTAAATTTTTGATAATACTATTATTTATCAATTATTCTTGCTCAAATAATGAAGCAGGGGTAGATTCAGTTATAGATGAAACTTCATCACAAAATAGTTCAGAAAAAAAACTGAAAGCCAGACAAGGTTTAAAACCTATCGGTACAGGTGTTATGATGCAAGCTTTTTATTGGGATGTTCCAGCAGGTGGTACTTGGTGGGAAAAAGTAGAAAGCAAAGTTCAAAGTTGGAGTGATGCTGGAATCGATGCTATTTGGCTACCACCAGTATCAAAAGCACAAAACGGAGCTTTTTCAATGGGATATGATCCTTTTGATTATTATGATTTTGGTCAGTACAATCAAATGGGAAGTGTGGAAACACGTTTTGGTTCGAAAACTGAACTAGAAAGTTTAATTAATAAAGCGCACAATGCAAAATTAAGTGTAATTGCAGATATCGTAATCAATCACAATAGTGGAGGAGAATTAGAAGACAATCCATATACTGGTACACCATATTATACAGATTTTAATCCGAAATCAGGAAAGTTTTTTAGAACTAACAGTGATTTTCATCCAAATGCAAATTGTAATAGTGATTCAGGGGTATTTGGAGGTTTTCCAGATTTAAGTCATTGTCAACCCTATGTGCAAGATTGGCTATGGAAGAGATCTAACAGTGTAGCTAAATATTATAAGAATGTTATGGGATTCGATGGTTGGAGATTCGACTATGTAAAAGGTTTTGAACCATGGGTAGTAAGAGAATGGAAAAATGCAGTAGGCGGATTTTCAGTAGGAGAGTATTGGGATGGTAATGCAAGTACTTTAGATTGGTGGTCAGGTGAAGCACAAGTTTCAGCTTTTGATTTTGCGTGTTATTACAGAATGAGAGATGCTTTTCAAGGCAATGATTTAAATAAATTAAAAGGAGATATGCTTTGGAAGAGAAATTCTAGAAAAGCAGTTACATTCGTAGCAAATCATGACACAGATGAAATTTATAATGGAAAATTATTAGCTTATGCTTACATTTTAACTCATGAAGGGTATCCAACTATTTTTTATAGAGATTACGAAGAATGGCTAAGTAAAACAAAATTGAAGAATTTAATTTGGATTCATAATAATCTTGCAGGTGGAAGTACATCTATCCTTCATGTAGATAACGATGAGTATGTAGCAAGAAGAAATGGACACAATAATGCTGGTTTAGTAGTTTATATAAATAATTCTAATTCTTGGAAAGAAAGATGGATTGAAACGAACTGGTCTAATACAAGAATAAAAGATTATACAGGAAATTCAAACTGGCAACCTGTAACTCAAGGAGGAAAATGGGTTAAAGTTCAAGCGCCACCTAAAAGTTATACAGTTTGGTCACCAAAATAA
- the rpsU gene encoding 30S ribosomal protein S21 yields MLIIPVKEGENIDRALKRYKRKFDRTKTMRNLRARKQYTKPSVAKRAQKIKASYIQRLRTQEEIG; encoded by the coding sequence ATGTTAATTATTCCAGTTAAAGAAGGTGAGAATATCGATAGAGCTTTAAAACGTTACAAGCGTAAATTCGATCGTACGAAAACTATGAGAAACTTACGTGCTCGTAAGCAGTACACAAAACCATCTGTAGCAAAAAGAGCTCAGAAAATTAAAGCTTCTTATATCCAAAGATTAAGAACACAAGAAGAAATTGGTTAA
- a CDS encoding tyrosine-type recombinase/integrase: MFIDAFLDYLSLEKKYSAHTVLAYKTDLIAFKDYCEVEFDQVDLESINYNQIRSWIVTLVDQGISNRTINRKVSSLKTFYKFLQKIEVITANPLSKHKALKTQKKNEIPFSIKEMENVFKDLNEDDFVSLRNRLIVELFYSTGMRRIELINIKLSDVDLSSNTVKILGKRNKERIVPLIFAVTQTLKKYITSRNEIVENNEYLFITEKGNKIYETLVYRIINRYFSKVSTKTKKSPHILRHTFATQLLNQGADLNSVKELLGHSSLASTQVYTHNNLEQLKQVFNKAHPRSKKKD; this comes from the coding sequence ATGTTTATTGATGCTTTTTTAGATTATTTATCTCTTGAAAAAAAATATTCAGCACATACTGTGTTAGCATATAAAACAGATTTAATTGCTTTTAAAGATTATTGTGAGGTCGAATTCGATCAAGTTGATTTAGAATCTATCAATTATAATCAAATTAGAAGTTGGATAGTTACTTTAGTAGATCAAGGGATATCAAATAGAACCATAAATAGAAAAGTAAGTAGTTTAAAGACCTTTTATAAATTTCTTCAAAAAATAGAAGTGATTACTGCTAATCCGCTCTCTAAACATAAGGCATTAAAAACACAGAAGAAAAATGAAATTCCGTTTTCTATAAAAGAAATGGAAAATGTCTTTAAAGATTTAAATGAGGATGATTTTGTTTCTTTAAGAAACAGATTAATTGTAGAGTTGTTTTATTCTACAGGAATGAGAAGAATAGAGCTAATTAACATTAAGTTATCTGATGTAGATTTAAGTTCTAATACAGTGAAAATATTAGGGAAAAGAAATAAAGAAAGAATAGTTCCTTTGATATTTGCTGTAACCCAAACTCTGAAGAAATACATAACCAGTAGAAATGAAATAGTTGAAAATAATGAATACTTATTTATAACAGAGAAAGGAAATAAAATTTATGAAACACTTGTTTATCGAATTATAAATCGTTACTTTAGTAAGGTCTCGACAAAGACAAAAAAAAGTCCGCATATTCTTAGGCACACTTTTGCTACCCAATTACTCAATCAAGGTGCGGATTTAAATTCGGTTAAAGAATTACTAGGACATTCTAGTTTAGCCTCAACCCAAGTTTACACTCACAATAACTTGGAACAATTAAAACAAGTGTTTAACAAAGCTCATCCTAGGAGCAAAAAAAAAGACTGA
- the hpf gene encoding ribosome hibernation-promoting factor, HPF/YfiA family has translation MKVFTQSVNFKVDGDLVNFIEKKVGGLEKFHDKIVDAEVFLKVQKTSDKENKFTEIKINIPGNELIVKKMNKTFEEGVSLGVESLKRQLRKSKEKKRVSLVL, from the coding sequence ATGAAGGTATTCACACAATCGGTAAATTTTAAAGTAGATGGAGATTTAGTTAATTTCATTGAGAAGAAAGTGGGAGGTTTAGAAAAGTTCCACGATAAGATAGTTGATGCGGAAGTTTTCTTAAAAGTTCAAAAAACTAGTGATAAAGAAAATAAATTTACAGAGATTAAAATAAATATTCCAGGAAATGAATTAATTGTTAAAAAAATGAACAAAACCTTCGAAGAAGGCGTGAGTCTTGGGGTTGAATCATTAAAAAGACAATTAAGAAAGTCAAAAGAAAAAAAAAGAGTATCTTTGGTACTATAA
- the tuf gene encoding elongation factor Tu, producing MAKGTYDRSKPHLNVGTIGHVDHGKTTLTAAITKVLADAGYSEQRAFDQIDNAPEEKERGITINSSHVEYATANRHYAHVDCPGHADYVKNMVTGAAQMDGAILVVAATDGPMPQTREHILLGRQVGIPRIVVFLNKVDMVDDEELLELVEMEVRELLSFYEYDGDNSPVIQGSALGALNGEQKWVDTVLELMEAVDTWIEEPPRDTEKDFLMPIEDVFSITGRGTVATGRIETGIINSGDPVEIIGMGSEKLTSTVTGIEMFRQILDRGEAGDNAGILLRGIDKTDIKRGMVITKPGSVTPHAKFKAEVYILKKEEGGRHTPFHNNYRPQFYVRTTDVTGNIGLPDGVEMVMPGDNLTINVDLIQPIALNIGLQFAIREGGRTVGAGQVTEILD from the coding sequence ATGGCAAAAGGAACTTACGATCGTTCGAAACCGCACTTAAACGTAGGTACAATCGGTCACGTAGATCACGGTAAAACTACATTAACTGCTGCTATTACTAAAGTATTAGCTGATGCAGGATATTCAGAGCAAAGAGCATTTGATCAAATCGATAATGCTCCTGAAGAGAAAGAAAGAGGTATTACAATTAACTCTTCTCACGTAGAGTATGCTACTGCAAACCGTCACTACGCACACGTTGATTGTCCAGGTCACGCCGATTATGTAAAGAACATGGTAACTGGTGCTGCACAAATGGATGGTGCTATCTTAGTAGTTGCTGCTACAGATGGACCAATGCCTCAAACTCGTGAGCACATCTTATTAGGTCGTCAGGTTGGTATTCCACGTATCGTTGTTTTCTTAAACAAAGTTGATATGGTTGATGATGAGGAGTTATTAGAGTTAGTTGAGATGGAAGTTAGAGAGTTATTATCTTTCTATGAGTATGATGGAGATAATAGTCCTGTAATCCAAGGTTCTGCTTTAGGAGCTTTAAATGGAGAGCAAAAGTGGGTTGATACAGTATTAGAATTAATGGAAGCTGTTGATACTTGGATTGAGGAGCCGCCAAGAGATACTGAGAAAGATTTCTTAATGCCGATTGAAGATGTATTCTCTATTACAGGTCGTGGTACTGTTGCTACTGGTCGTATTGAAACTGGTATCATCAACTCTGGAGATCCTGTAGAGATCATCGGTATGGGTTCTGAGAAGTTAACTTCTACAGTGACTGGAATCGAAATGTTCCGTCAAATCTTAGATAGAGGTGAAGCTGGAGATAACGCAGGTATCTTATTAAGAGGTATTGACAAGACAGATATCAAAAGAGGTATGGTGATTACTAAGCCTGGATCTGTTACTCCACATGCTAAGTTTAAAGCTGAGGTATATATCTTAAAGAAAGAAGAAGGTGGTCGTCACACTCCTTTCCATAATAACTACCGTCCACAATTCTACGTACGTACAACTGACGTAACTGGTAACATTGGTTTACCTGATGGAGTAGAAATGGTAATGCCTGGTGATAACTTAACAATCAATGTTGATTTAATCCAACCAATTGCATTAAACATCGGTTTACAGTTCGCTATCCGTGAAGGAGGTAGAACAGTAGGTGCTGGTCAGGTAACTGAAATTTTAGACTAA
- the secE gene encoding preprotein translocase subunit SecE has translation MNNFIQYIKDSFEELSTNMTWISREEAQKSTVVVAVFTIVFALAVAVIDKVFQTSLDKFFNLF, from the coding sequence ATGAACAACTTTATACAATACATTAAAGATTCTTTCGAAGAATTAAGCACAAATATGACTTGGATTTCACGCGAAGAAGCACAGAAATCAACAGTTGTAGTGGCAGTTTTTACAATAGTTTTTGCATTAGCTGTTGCAGTTATTGATAAAGTTTTTCAAACTAGTTTAGATAAATTTTTTAATTTATTTTAA
- the nusG gene encoding transcription termination/antitermination protein NusG — MADSVMKWYVVRAIGGQENKVKSYIETEIARHGLSDYVSQVIVPTEKVVQIRNGKKINRERVYFPGYIMVEANLAGEVPHVIKSVTGVIGFLGETKGGDPVPMRKSEVNRMLGKVDELSVNEENVAIPYTVGETVKVVDGPFNGFDGIVENVNEEKRKLEVMVKIFGRKTPLELSYMQVEKI; from the coding sequence ATGGCTGATTCAGTTATGAAATGGTATGTCGTGAGAGCGATAGGTGGACAGGAGAATAAAGTCAAGTCTTATATCGAAACTGAGATAGCTAGGCATGGATTATCAGACTACGTAAGCCAAGTTATCGTTCCTACAGAGAAAGTTGTTCAAATCAGAAATGGTAAGAAAATAAACAGAGAAAGAGTTTACTTTCCAGGCTATATAATGGTTGAAGCAAATTTAGCTGGGGAAGTTCCTCACGTAATAAAATCGGTTACAGGTGTAATTGGTTTTTTAGGTGAAACTAAAGGAGGAGATCCAGTTCCTATGCGTAAGTCAGAAGTTAACAGAATGCTTGGTAAAGTTGATGAACTTTCAGTTAACGAAGAAAACGTTGCTATTCCTTATACAGTAGGTGAAACTGTGAAGGTTGTTGACGGTCCTTTTAATGGTTTCGATGGAATAGTTGAAAATGTAAATGAGGAAAAACGTAAACTTGAGGTAATGGTGAAAATTTTCGGTAGAAAAACACCATTAGAATTAAGTTACATGCAAGTAGAGAAAATATAA
- the rplK gene encoding 50S ribosomal protein L11, whose product MAKEVSKLVKLQVRGGAANPSPPVGPALGAAGVNIMEFCKQFNARTQDKQGKVLPVVITVYTDKSFEFVVKTPPAAVQLLEAAKIKKGSGEPNRKKVASVTWDQVKTIAEDKMADLNAFEIESAMRMIAGTARSMGLTVTGDAPA is encoded by the coding sequence ATGGCAAAAGAAGTAAGTAAATTAGTTAAACTACAAGTTAGGGGAGGTGCTGCGAATCCGTCGCCACCAGTTGGACCCGCTTTAGGTGCTGCCGGAGTTAACATCATGGAGTTCTGTAAGCAGTTTAATGCTCGTACGCAGGACAAACAAGGTAAAGTTTTACCTGTTGTGATTACAGTATATACTGATAAATCATTCGAATTTGTTGTTAAAACTCCACCAGCTGCAGTGCAATTACTAGAAGCGGCCAAAATTAAGAAAGGTTCAGGAGAGCCTAATAGAAAAAAAGTAGCAAGTGTTACTTGGGATCAAGTAAAAACTATTGCTGAAGATAAGATGGCAGATTTAAATGCTTTCGAAATCGAATCAGCAATGAGAATGATCGCAGGAACAGCTCGCTCTATGGGATTAACAGTAACAGGTGATGCACCTGCTTAA
- the rplA gene encoding 50S ribosomal protein L1: MARLTRKQKEARAKIDSSKVYDLNEASALIKNITNVKFDASVDLAVRLGVDPRKANQMVRGVVTLPHGTGKDVKVLALVTPDKEAEAQAAGADYVGLDEYLQKIKGGWTDVDVIITMPSVMGKLGPLGRILGPRGLMPNPKTGTVTMDVAKAVKEVKAGKIDFKVDKTGIVHAAIGKASFDAEKIAENANELVQTLLKLKPTAAKGTYIKSIFMSSTMSPSVPVDVKSVS; the protein is encoded by the coding sequence ATGGCAAGATTAACAAGAAAGCAAAAAGAAGCTCGTGCTAAGATTGACAGCTCTAAAGTTTATGACTTAAATGAAGCATCAGCCTTAATAAAAAATATTACTAATGTAAAGTTTGATGCATCTGTAGATTTAGCTGTACGTTTAGGAGTAGATCCTAGAAAAGCTAATCAAATGGTTCGTGGAGTTGTAACATTACCACACGGAACAGGTAAAGATGTGAAAGTTTTAGCTTTAGTTACTCCAGATAAAGAAGCAGAAGCTCAAGCAGCGGGTGCTGATTATGTTGGATTAGACGAATACCTTCAGAAAATCAAAGGAGGTTGGACAGACGTAGATGTCATCATTACTATGCCTAGCGTAATGGGTAAATTAGGTCCTTTAGGTCGTATATTAGGACCAAGAGGTTTAATGCCAAACCCTAAGACAGGTACAGTTACTATGGATGTTGCAAAAGCAGTGAAAGAGGTAAAAGCTGGTAAAATCGATTTTAAAGTTGATAAAACTGGTATCGTACATGCTGCAATCGGTAAAGCATCTTTCGATGCTGAGAAAATTGCCGAAAATGCAAATGAATTAGTTCAAACACTTTTAAAATTAAAGCCAACAGCAGCAAAAGGCACTTACATTAAGAGCATTTTTATGTCATCAACAATGAGTCCTAGTGTTCCTGTAGATGTGAAATCTGTTTCATAG
- the rplJ gene encoding 50S ribosomal protein L10 yields the protein MTREEKSQVIQDLTAQLADTSTIYLADISGLDAVTTSNLRRACFKANVTLAVVKNTLLEKAMEVSDKDFGELPEVLKGNTSMMIAEAANAPAKVIKEFRKKSDKPLLKGAYVEEAVYVGDDQLDALVNIKSREELIGDIITLLQSPAKNVVSALQSGGSKLSGILKTLSEK from the coding sequence ATGACTAGAGAGGAAAAATCACAAGTAATACAAGATTTAACAGCGCAATTAGCAGATACAAGTACAATCTATTTAGCAGATATTTCTGGATTAGATGCTGTAACTACATCTAACTTACGTAGAGCTTGTTTTAAAGCTAACGTTACATTGGCTGTTGTTAAAAATACATTGCTAGAAAAAGCAATGGAAGTTTCAGATAAAGATTTTGGTGAATTACCAGAAGTTTTAAAAGGAAACACTTCAATGATGATTGCAGAAGCTGCTAATGCTCCTGCTAAAGTTATCAAAGAGTTTAGAAAAAAATCAGATAAGCCTTTATTAAAAGGTGCTTATGTAGAAGAGGCAGTTTACGTTGGAGATGATCAATTAGACGCTCTTGTAAACATTAAGTCACGTGAAGAGCTTATCGGTGATATTATCACATTATTACAATCGCCTGCTAAGAATGTTGTATCAGCGTTACAATCAGGAGGTAGTAAATTATCTGGTATCTTAAAGACATTATCAGAAAAATAA
- the rplL gene encoding 50S ribosomal protein L7/L12 codes for MADLKEFAEQLVNLTVKEVNELADILKEEYGIEPAAAAVAVAAGPGGGGEAAEEKSEFDVILKAAGGSKLAVVKLVKELTGLGLKEAKGIVDSAPAPVKEGVSKDEAEGLKKSLEEAGAEVELK; via the coding sequence ATGGCAGATTTAAAAGAATTCGCAGAACAATTAGTTAACTTAACAGTAAAAGAAGTTAATGAATTAGCAGATATCTTAAAAGAAGAGTATGGTATCGAGCCTGCAGCAGCAGCAGTAGCAGTAGCAGCTGGACCAGGTGGTGGTGGTGAAGCAGCTGAAGAGAAGTCTGAGTTCGACGTAATCTTAAAAGCAGCAGGAGGTTCTAAATTAGCAGTTGTTAAATTAGTTAAGGAATTAACTGGTTTAGGATTAAAAGAAGCTAAAGGAATCGTTGATAGCGCACCAGCTCCAGTAAAAGAAGGAGTATCTAAAGATGAGGCTGAAGGTCTTAAGAAGTCTTTAGAAGAAGCAGGAGCTGAAGTAGAGTTAAAGTAA